Within Chiloscyllium plagiosum isolate BGI_BamShark_2017 unplaced genomic scaffold, ASM401019v2 scaf_35364, whole genome shotgun sequence, the genomic segment GGGAGTTTACCGGTGGAGCAGAACAGGGCAGGGCTGGGGAGAGATTTGGCTTCAATGTTAAAGGTACTttataaatataatttgtttGTTCTTATTGCACGGTGAGAAGCAGTCAACACTGAATTCCTTGCATTTCCAGACACCTGTTACATGTTCAAGTACCTGTACAGCTTTCTGTCTGGCCTCCTCTAGCTGCCTCTGACTTGCAGCAGCTTCCTGCTCGGCCTTCAGCTTCAGCAGGGCTATGTCGTGCTCATGTCTCTGCTGTTGGGCCTGGACACAAACAAAGATTAAATAGGAACCATCACTCTACATTCAACTGCTCTGCTCTGTGAAAAACTGGTATTTAAATTTGCagtgtcc encodes:
- the LOC122545160 gene encoding centrosome-associated protein 350-like is translated as MLSSPPSVQHHMTAQHTYLDAIEESICQLSEIDTTRGVALAQQETVSLAQILKAQQQRHEHDIALLKLKAEQEAAASQRQLEEARQKAVQVLEHVTGVWKCKEFSVDCFSPCNKNKQIIFIKYL